From a single Nicotiana tomentosiformis chromosome 2, ASM39032v3, whole genome shotgun sequence genomic region:
- the LOC117273269 gene encoding uncharacterized protein, whose product MAAPPNFEEGQPTYRPPRFNGQYYNWWKTRMHDFKMALDSELWDVICDGPYVPTKKVGEPAVMVPKTRKEYNDADRKAVEKNFRAKKILVCGIGPDEYNRISSCQSAKEIWEALQTAHEGTTQVKQSKIDMLTTECELFKMKDDESIKDMHTRFTSIINELHSLGEIIPRNKLVRKVLSVLPSS is encoded by the coding sequence atggctgctccaccaaactttgaagaaggacAACCAACCTATAGGCCCCCAAGATTCAACGGCCAATACTATAACTGGTGGAAAACTCGAATGCATGACTTCAAAATGGCATTAGACTCCGAGTTATGGGATGTTATTTGTGATGGTCCATACGTCCCAACAAAGAAGGTAGGAGAACCTGCTGTAATGGTGCCAAAAACCAGGAAAGAGTACAATGATGCCGACAGGAAAGCTGTAGAAAAGAACTTTCGCGCCAAAAAGATTTTGGTGTGTGGCATAGGACCTGATGAATATAATAGGATCTCATCCTGTCAATCCGCCAAGGAGATATGGGAAGCTCTACAAACGGCACATGAGGGAACCACTCAAGTAAAGCAGTCCAAGATCGACATGCTCACCACTGAGTGTGAGCTCTTTAAAATGAAGGATGATGAATCCATTAAAGATATGCATACTCGATTCACTTCCATTATAAATGAGCTACACTCTCTTGGAGAAATCATTCCGAGGAACAAGCTCGTGAGGAAAGTTCTTAGCGTTTTACCCAGCTCCTAG